The Branchiostoma lanceolatum isolate klBraLanc5 chromosome 10, klBraLanc5.hap2, whole genome shotgun sequence genome has a window encoding:
- the LOC136442963 gene encoding crystal protein-like, whose protein sequence is MAVTTYSQLLVFAALVFVGHTALLTKPTGPIVQTQYGAVRGMFVEEGTIFLGLPFGVPPVGELRWKPPRAHNTSWAPAVRDGTVPGPACRQPGCGLNDTDWQYGCNRDKFRTQSEDCLYLNVFVPRSVLNSTTVRLPVMCWFHGGNYRFGTGSSMLYDGRILANKTNTVVVTTNYRLGAFGYLVTGEGEDDARGNYGILDQIEALKWVQQNIADFGGDKDKVTIFGQSAGSDSVAVLLTSNRAANLFHQGIMLSVPFTIAHKTQFEAIRLGNDVTKLANCSAGDMKCLRFTPADDILRASESVGTYIADPFRLLEIFLQWGPTVDGDVLSRQTVDSFAKGQFQRKPFIVGTAGEEGVLFIYGAFGKPMSKVVLDAVALAFLRGKGPAALREYNPLQASDYRPLLSRAVTDWVFACATRNIIRNAVASGENDVWLYVFDHVWSFKSVWHDQSFCNGHVCHGEDVPFVFQTPLLVNLSFTADEQVMSDTMAYHYGNFAHTGDPNKPSRYVHTTGNVLKSPLNWPRYNEGNQFPNMNFTTPQNVMVHDYNKEKCDFWDKEDIYLGTD, encoded by the coding sequence ATGGCCGTAACAACGTACTCTCAGCTTTTGGTCTTCGCAGCCCTTGTTTTCGTTGGGCACACCGCTCTACTGACGAAACCGACCGGTCCGATCGTTCAAACGCAGTATGGAGCCGTGCGGGGCATGTTCGTGGAGGAAGGGACCATCTTCCTCGGTCTCCCGTTCGGGGTCCCTCCGGTAGGCGAGCTCCGCTGGAAGCCTCCTCGGGCGCACAACACGTCCTGGGCGCCCGCAGTCCGCGACGGTACCGTGCCGGGCCCGGCGTGCCGACAACCAGGGTGTGGACTGAACGATACCGACTGGCAGTACGGTTGTAACCGAGACAAATTTAGAACGCAGAGTGAAGACTGTCTGTATCTGAACGTTTTCGTGCCCAGATCCGTTCTAAACTCTACAACTGTGAGGCTACCTGTGATGTGCTGGTTTCATGGCGGAAATTATAGGTTTGGAACTGGCTCTTCTATGTTGTATGATGGGCGGATTTTGGCCAACAAAACCAACACCGTCGTCGTAACGACCAACTACAGACTCGGGGCTTTCGGCTATCTTGTTACCGGTGAGGGGGAAGACGACGCCAGGGGAAACTATGGGATCTTAGATCAGATCGAGGCACTAAAGTGGGTCCAACAGAACATCGCTGACTTTGGCGGAGACAAGGACAAAGTAACGATTTTCGGACAGAGCGCCGGGTCGGATTCGGTTGCAGTTCTCCTGACATCCAATAGGGCTGCAAACTTGTTCCACCAGGGCATCATGCTGAGCGTGCCGTTCACCATCGCTCACAAGACTCAGTTTGAAGCCATTCGTCTCGGCAATGACGTAACCAAGCTCGCGAACTGTTCTGCCGGGGACATGAAGTGCCTTCGCTTTACCCCAGCTGATGATATTCTTCGCGCGTCAGAAAGCGTGGGCACTTACATAGCTGACCCCTTTCGGCTCCTGGAAATATTTCTGCAGTGGGGCCCAACAGTAGATGGTGACGTCTTGTCGAGACAAACTGTAGATAGTTTTGCAAAGGGGCAGTTTCAGAGAAAACCGTTCATTGTAGGAACTGCAGGGGAGGAAGGTGTTCTGTTCATTTATGGGGCCTTTGGTAAGCCCATGTCTAAAGTTGTCTTAGATGCGGTTGCTTTGGCCTTCCTCCGTGGAAAAGGACCGGCAGCTCTTCGTGAGTACAATCCGCTTCAAGCATCAGACTATCGCCCGTTATTGTCTCGCGCCGTGACAGACTGGGTTTTTGCATGTGCAACCCGAAATATTATCCGAAACGCAGTCGCAAGTGGTGAAAACGACGTCTGGCTGTACGTCTTTGATCATGTCTGGTCCTTCAAGAGCGTCTGGCACGATCAGAGCTTCTGTAATGGCCACGTCTGTCATGGTGAAGACGTCCCGTTCGTGTTTCAAACACCTCTACTGGTAAACTTGAGCTTCACGGCTGACGAACAAGTCATGTCTGACACCATGGCGTACCACTATGGTAACTTCGCACATACAGGGGACCCTAACAAACCTAGCCGGTATGTCCACACCACAGGCAATGTCCTTAAATCTCCCCTGAACTGGCCCAGGTACAACGAAGGTAACCAGTTCCCCAACATGAACTTCACCACTCCGCAGAACGTTATGGTTCATGACTACAACAAAGAAAAGTGTGACTTCTGGGATAAGGAAGATATCTACTTGGGAACAGATTAG
- the LOC136443432 gene encoding protein NLRC3-like has protein sequence MLMSSLPRLASLQELELDEWSFLSATEVDVMCDSIKGSWQLTKLNITVLQAQWNDMMGVAIGKLFLKLSNLMDLVISNGRKESVTALSHAVKYLSALKKLQKLAIRVKMSNDEAKTLVISLQHAEFLKEFQLSNCRISDIGCTAIAEVFVNMKSLKTLDLSLNQISVSGAKSFAAHVGYLSCLEDLDLSYNRLSDDGCIVIAEAFHKMKSVNHLNLSFNDISDRGGTVLMGKISVLTHMYMIDLHGNKMTDALAQLVVDTLSMKGLHSLMDVNLSYNCFSSKGVEILKQHRYIWSDHQQPEWYLHRHDPQETGTPELFLKGIASHISSLSKGSVPYRTKSKPSPLRTLSEPSSPYETLSAESRYEMSKVESDIETVDSGSVQHHHIRSGHQWPKRYFHEHDPRETGTPELFHKRTASHTRSLSKGSVPYKTKSKASLLRTLSEPSSQETGTLQLFHKRTASHTRSLSKGSVPYRTKSKPSPLRTLFEPSPYETLSAESRYEMFEDESDIETVDSGSVHKEAEVAGTSKETESRQGVEGKVQETAGKN, from the coding sequence ATGCTAATGTCGAGCCTGCCACGTCTTGCCTCCTTGCAGGAACTAGAATTGGATGAATGGAGTTTTCTATCAGCTACTGAAGTTGATGTCATGTGTGACAGCATTAAGGGCTCATGGCAGTTGACCAAGCTCAATATAACTGTACTGCAGGCTCAATGGAATGATATGATGGGTGTGGCAATAGGAAAGCTCTTCCTTAAGCTGTCTAATCTAATGGACCTTGTGATTAGTAATGGGCGCAAAGAATCTGTAACAGCTCTTTCTCATGCTGTAAAGTACCTTAGTGCACTTAAGAAGCTTCAAAAACTAGCAATACGTGTAAAAATGTCAAATGATGAGGCAAAGACTCTCGTCATCAGTCTTCAACATGCAGAATTTCTCAAGGAGTTTCAGTTGAGTAACTGTAGAATAAGTGACATAGGATGCACTGCCATAGCCGAGGTATTTGTAAACATGAAGTCACTAAAAACGCTTGATCTATCTTTAAACCAAATTTCTGTATCTGGTGCCAAATCCTTTGCAGCCCATGTTGGTTATCTGTCCTGTTTGGAAGACCTTGATCTGAGTTATAACAGGTTGTCAGATGATGGATGCATTGTGATTGCAGAGGCTTTTCACAAGATGAAGTCAGTGAACCACCTCAATCTGTCTTTCAATGATATCTCTGATAGAGGTGGTACAGTTCTGATGGGAAAGATAAGTGTcctcacacacatgtatatgatagaCTTGCATGGCAATAAGATGACCGATGCTCTTGCTCAGCTTGTAGTTGATACTTTGAGTATGAAGGGACTGCATAGTCTGATGGATGTTAATCTTAGCTACAATTGCTTCAGTAGTAAGGGTGTTGAGATATTAAAACAACATCGTTACATCTGGTCTGATCATCAACAGCCAGAATGGTACTTACACAGGCATGATCCACAAGAGACAGGCACACCTGAACTGTTTCTCAAGGGGATTGCGAGTCACATAAGCAGCTTATCCAAGGGCTCTGTACCATATCGGACAAAATCTAAGCCCTCACCATTGAGGACACTATCTGAGCCCTCCTCACCATACGAGACACTATCTGCAGAAAGTAGATATGAAATGTCTAAAGTTGAAAGTGACATTGAAACTGTAGATTCAGGATCTGTGCAACATCATCACATCCGTTCTGGTCATCAGTGGCCAAAACGGTACTTCCACGAGCATGATCCACGAGAGACAGGCACCCCCGAACTGTTTCACAAGAGGACTGCGAGTCACACAAGAAGCTTATCCAAGGGCTCTGTACCATATAAGACAAAATCTAAGGCCTCACTATTGAGGACACTATCTGAGCCCTCCTCACAAGAGACAGGCACACTTCAACTGTTTCACAAGAGGACTGCGAGTCACACAAGAAGCTTATCCAAGGGCTCTGTACCATATCGGACAAAATCTAAGCCCTCACCATTGAGGACACTATTTGAGCCCTCACCATACGAGACACTATCTGCAGAAAGTAGATATGAAATGTTTGAAGATGAAAGTGACATTGAAACTGTAGATTCAGGATCTGTGCACAAAGAGGCTGAGGTAGCTGGGACAAGTAAAGAGACAGAGAGTAGGCAGGGCGTAGAAGGCAAAGTACAAGAGACAGCTGGAAAAAATTAA